The genomic DNA GCTACCTTTTGCACATCGTTCGCCAACTCCTCCAGCTGCTTGTCGTGGGTCACTTTCAGCTTTTCCTTCTCCCGATTCTGCTTGATGGTGGCAGTCTGcaaaaagggagaaagagagaggaagGTGTACGGTTTTGCAGGACCCATCAACGAGaccaggcacacacacacacctttttcTCGTCCATGAACCGCTTGATGTTGTTCTGCTTCTTCTCGCGCAGCCGCCGATCCTTCTCGCCCTTGGTCTTGAGCGTTTTGTCGTTCGCGACCTCCTTGGACGTTTCGACCGAGATCTTTGCCTGGCGGCTGTTCAGCTCCTTAATCTCGCGCTCGTGTTTCGCCTCGAGCTGCTTCATCTGCGCGGCCTGCGTTGTTTCCATCAGCTTGCGCAGAATGTCCTGCTGATCGGCGAGCTGCTGCTTCAGCAGTTCCCATTCCTCCTTCTTGTGCCGCTCGGCCATCTCCGTCCACTGGGTGTTCTGCTCCTGGATGAGCTTGCGTACCGCCGGATCGGCCTTGATCTCGTCCTTGCTTTTGCCCTTGATCAGCCGCTCGATCGCCGCgttctgctgcttctgcaCGCCGGCCCGCTCCTTCGcgtgcttcttcttcaccgCGTCCAgctccttctgctgcttttTGGCCGTCTTCTGGAAGCCCTTCTCCTGCCGCAACGAATCGACCGTGATCGGGTCGAACACGAGCGGTGGTTCCGTTACGCGCTGCTCCTCCTTGCGGGCCTgatcttccttctccttcttgcCCGTCTCCTCGATACCCATCGCCTTCATGTTGTCGGAACGCTCCTTCGCCGCACCCATGAACGCGCGCGGATCCGACAGCGCATCCATGAAATCTTCGAACCCGTCCGGCACGTAGATCTTCAGCTCAATGTTACAGAACAGCATGGGCAGCGACATCGGGAAGTTGGCCTCCGTGCGGAGCGAGATGTGCCGGTACCCGCCCTGCAAACCGTCCAGCGGCAGGATGCGCTGCCCGAGCAGCTTACCGTTCTCGtcgtacacaccgaaccgcAGCACGGCCAGATCGGGCAGCACTACCTTGCGGAACAGGAACGGTTCCTCGTTGTACACCGGGTTCAGCCCGTTGGCCGGGACCATGCGCGTACGGAACTCCTTGCGCACCGTGTCCGACGGTAAGCCGTACATGTCCACCTCCACGTACGTGCCCACCTTCTTGTCCGAAAGGAACTGGCCGGCAATCACCTGCACCGCGCAGGACGCCGCAATCACCCCATCGACCGGGGCGTCCGCGAACGGGTCGAAGCTACGGTCCGCTCGGCGCATGAAATCCGGCTTCAGCAGATAGCCACAGTTGCCATTGTACTCGAACTTGCCCTGATTGAGCTGCATCGGCAGGTCGGATGTTTGGAAGTTGAGCGACACCATCTGACAGCCCGCATTCCAGAACACCTGCGGCATGTAGTTGGACGAATCGGCCCGTGTGCCCTTCGGGTAGATGCGCGACATCTGCCGCTTGTTGTAGTTGACGAACTCGATCGCCTGCGACTTTAGCAGATTCATACCGGTCGTCTCCGCGAACGACGACATGTTGTGGTGGACGTTTTTCTTCTCCGCGTAGTCGAACGTCTGGAATTTGACCGGCTGCGCGTAGTTCACCATCGAGGACAGCCACGGGTGGACGTTGGTCGTGGAGCCGGTGTACTGGATCGGGGGCGCCTCTTCGCCACCGTCCTGCGAGGCGGCTGCGGCTGCCACCGGTGCAACGGCGGCCGCCGCCGGCGCCGCTAGTTCTGCAATCTTGGTCGCATCGACCGGTACCGCACTCGCGTCCTCCTTGTCCTCGTCCTCAATCACGAACTCGCCCTGCAGGAACAGCTCGAGCTCCTTCTTTTCCACCTCCGGCTTTAGGCGCTTGTTTTTGATGAGGATCTTGCGCTTGAGGGCGGACGGTGGTGGAAGCACTGCGCCCGGTTCCAGCGGAAAGTCCTGAATCGGTTCCTTCAGCAGCAGATCACCCAGAATCTCGTCGCAGTACTTGGCCAGCTTGTACTGTTGCGATTTACAGCAATGGTTTTCGAACGACAGGATCACCGGATAGTCGGAGGTGACGAACGCGGTATCGCGCAGCGCGTAGATCACATCCTTGAA from Anopheles stephensi strain Indian chromosome 2, UCI_ANSTEP_V1.0, whole genome shotgun sequence includes the following:
- the LOC118506570 gene encoding 1-phosphatidylinositol 4,5-bisphosphate phosphodiesterase translates to MTKKFEFNWQIPVPEPLLTGCVFDRWTEEKDNNELEPNCTFKVDEYGFFIYWKSEGREGDVIELCQVSDIRAGGMPKDMKLYNQLCNKHGENVEEKSLTICSGTDYININYQHVVCPDAATAKIWVDGLRKITHNGKANNFCPMTALKKHWMRLGFLVDPRGKVPVKVVARTFASGKTEKLVYQILSDLGLPSGKNDVIEKADFTFEKFYELYHKICPRNDIEELFRSITQGKANAINLDQFINFLNEKQRDPRLNEILYPLYDEKRALEIITTYEQNDEAREAKTLTKDGLIRYLMSDENAPVFLDRLDIYMDMDQPLSHYYINSSHNTYLSGRQFGGKSSVEMYRQTLLAGCRCVELDCWDGKGEDEEPIITHGMAMCTDILFKDVIYALRDTAFVTSDYPVILSFENHCCKSQQYKLAKYCDEILGDLLLKEPIQDFPLEPGAVLPPPSALKRKILIKNKRLKPEVEKKELELFLQGEFVIEDEDKEDASAVPVDATKIAELAAPAAAAVAPVAAAAASQDGGEEAPPIQYTGSTTNVHPWLSSMVNYAQPVKFQTFDYAEKKNVHHNMSSFAETTGMNLLKSQAIEFVNYNKRQMSRIYPKGTRADSSNYMPQVFWNAGCQMVSLNFQTSDLPMQLNQGKFEYNGNCGYLLKPDFMRRADRSFDPFADAPVDGVIAASCAVQVIAGQFLSDKKVGTYVEVDMYGLPSDTVRKEFRTRMVPANGLNPVYNEEPFLFRKVVLPDLAVLRFGVYDENGKLLGQRILPLDGLQGGYRHISLRTEANFPMSLPMLFCNIELKIYVPDGFEDFMDALSDPRAFMGAAKERSDNMKAMGIEETGKKEKEDQARKEEQRVTEPPLVFDPITVDSLRQEKGFQKTAKKQQKELDAVKKKHAKERAGVQKQQNAAIERLIKGKSKDEIKADPAVRKLIQEQNTQWTEMAERHKKEEWELLKQQLADQQDILRKLMETTQAAQMKQLEAKHEREIKELNSRQAKISVETSKEVANDKTLKTKGEKDRRLREKKQNNIKRFMDEKKTATIKQNREKEKLKVTHDKQLEELANDVQKLSANGCKLISSGSSTSINVDQKSTGADSNASIPAVVTAAPVPFRSFSTIPPPSAQHLIRLNTIEEARKREEAKQSDCPCICS